The Medicago truncatula cultivar Jemalong A17 chromosome 7, MtrunA17r5.0-ANR, whole genome shotgun sequence genome includes the window GTAAAAAGAAGTCTAGCAGTAGTAATTCCTCCTTTTTGTACGAAGCTCCTCTCGGTTACATCATTGAAGACGTTCGACCCAACGGTGGCGtagaaaaattcaaatcacCTGATTACTCAAACGTAATTtcccatttcaatttcaattttaattcctTCGATTAATGTTAACATTATAGTATATAGTATAAGATTGGATGATTTGGCTTTGCTTTTTGACacccttttttctttattatgcAGTGCACCCGCAAACCATCCTGAGATTTTCTGGGCGGTGATATAGTTCTTAGGTTTTTCATTCTGCAAAATTATTCTACTTTCCTCCACTCCTTTTTCCTGTTCTCTCCTTATTCTACAAACTACAGAAATTATTTTCCCCTTTGAGTCAAGATGACCATGACAAACTCAGCTATCGGTTTTGAAGGTTATGAAAAGAGGCTTGAgataactttttttgaaaacggTGTTTTCTCTGACCCTTCTGGATTAGGCCTCCGAGCATTGTCCAGAGACCAAATTGACGAGATTCTGAAACCAGCAGAATGCACCATTGTTGACTCACTAtctaatgattatgttgatTCGTATGTTCTTTCCGAGTCAAGTTTATTCATCTATGCGTACAAACTTATCATCAAAACCTGCGGGACTACAAAATTGCTTCTGTCTATCCCTGCAATTCTTAAGCTTGCCGATGGTCTTAACATTACTGTGAAATCGGTGAGATACACTCGCGGAAGCTTCATCTTTCCTGGAGCTCAATCATTCCCTCATCGTAGTTTTTCCGAGGAAGTTGCTGTGCTTGACAGCTATTTTGGCAAACTGGGTTCTGGTAGCCAAGCTTACATGATGGGTAATGGTGATAAGTCACAAATTTGGCACATATACTCTGCTAGTGCTAAGCTAGAAGCTTCACCGGAAGCTGTCTATGGCCTTGAAATGTGCATGACTGGTTTAGATAAAGAAAAGGCATCAGTGTTTTTCAAGACAGATGCATCTTCAGCAGGTTTGATGACTAAGAATTCTGGAATCAGGAAGATCCTTCCAAAATCCGACATATGTGACTTTGAATTTGAACCTTGCGGCTACTCAATGAATGGAATTGAAGGAAGTGCAATATCCACTATCCATGTCACCCCTGAAGATGGATTCAGTTATGCAAGCTTTGAAGCAGTGGGTTATAACTTTGAAGAGAAATCTCTGAACGAACTTGTTGGAAGGGTTTTAGCATGTTTCTATCCAGCTGAGTTTTCTGTTGCATTGCACATTGATACAAATGGTGAAAAACTTGACAAATTTCCTTTGGAGGTTAAAGGATACAACTGTGGAGAAAGGATCAACGAAGTGCTTGGTGAAGATGGTGCAGTCGTGTACCGTACCTTTGTTCGAAATGATGGCTGCTCATCTCCAAGGTCTACTCTGAAATGTTGCTGGAGTGAGGATGAGAACGAGGAGGAAGTTAAGGAGATGTAATAGTACTTTGTTCTTTATGATATGTTATTTACTTGTTTATCAGTGTTGTTACCTGAATAAATTTAAGCTTTTGTTGTGAAAGCGATTCATTAAACCTGTTGTGTTATGtttcttgttaattttttatgtgaGTCTTGTACCTGgattatatttctaaataaataaagtatttgATATGATAAATATCGGTCAATCATCAAATATTTGCTAtgagaaatatatgttaatcaTCAAATGATGATGACCAATGTTgcaaagatataaaataaaaggatgACCAGTGTTGCAATCAATTATACTTGATAGTGATTAATCAATGGAAAATAATACTTATTAATCTTGTGGGAATTTTGTTAAGTCAAACAAATGTCAAATTATGAGGATTTGTTCCGCAATAAGAATAGTGCAGCTATGAGTCCAGCTTTATTACATGCATTGTATGTGGCACTTGTGATTTTACAATCAAATAGCCAACATTACAATAACTTTATAaatcaattattcattcacTTTTTCTATGTGGCTGTGATGTGCCTAAAATAATAGGTATGTGGCTATAGGAGTAGTAATATGAGGAATTAAAGCTACGTTGTGAGCTTGTGGCTAGAAATAGTTTTGGTTTAACGAATCTCCAGTAGGACCAGGACACACACTAACCACGTAATTCCTTTAGATATGGTATCAAATTCTATTACGTTAAGGCACTTGAAAGCTTTTCGTGGAAGCTCTCTACATGCAAAGTACATGGCTAAGGTGGAAGCCAGCATTAAGTGTTTCATTTGTCTTGGtttgagtttggtttggttttttcAAACTTCTAATTATATCTTTTTGAATCAAACAACTAACAATTGAATTGTAAGAGTTTGATTTCTAAATtttgcatttaatttaatttaacttcACCAAGCATCCTTAGTGACCAAACCGAACAAGTAACAAACCACACACACATGCATTTTATGGGTATACTTTATTCCCCAATAAACTCAGCCAgagtcaatttcaatttgacCAAACCGAACAAGTAACAACCCATTATCTTTAGTGACCAAAACGGACAAATAACAACCCATTATCTTCAGAAGATAGACAAAGGAAATGAATTCCATCTAAAAGAGGATGAACTCactattatttgaaaattgcaCTTTAAACTACTCAATTACCTATTTTTAGAATAGGACAAAatcacaaaagttgtatcaAACTAGCAcatagtaatttgaaaattgcACTTTAAACTATTCCATTAGCTATTTTTAGAATAGCACAAAAGTTGTATCAAACTAGTACATAATTTAAGAATatgacaaaatcacaaaattttTATCAAACTAGTACAAAAATACTACTAGATAATGGACCCCGACAAACGGATTAGACTATTAAtctaaatcataattaaaaaaaattggaagaaaaatcatgattaaaattactattgttttCTTTGAACCAAGTACAAAAACACTTTATACCTTCAACTACTTGAGATGAGATATATTGCCATATTACATCAGGGTCCATCGCGGACCTCAATAAAGTTAATACCCGGGCTTCAAGAAATCGCGCCATGGCTCGCACCATGATTCAAATTCCGCCAGAGAATTCTCAGAACGATGGATATTAGCAAAATTATTCCAACAATAACGAATCCATAACAAGAAGTGAAGAAACATGAACCTTAAATcaagataaacaaaaaaaaaaagctggcTAAGAAAAGCAAAGCCAACATTGCTTGCCACTTTAACTCTTGAGTCAAACAAAAAGGATCCTGTATTCACAAAAATCCAAGAACTTGTGATCATCTGCTGGTTGCTTCATTTGAGGTTCCAAAAACCTCTAACCTGATCAAACAATTGCAGGATCCCAATTAGTTTCAAggcaattttgaaatgaaatatcTAATTCCCCTAATATtgtaaagggaaatgttaactagtttcaaggaattataaaaagaaatgtttTCTCAGAAATTCTGTATTTTATCTCTGGAGGTACGGGTTAATGACCCTATTGTAAAAGAGTAACTTCATCATTTAAGTATCCCATTGACATCCGTTCCTCTTATAGATAATTTCTTCTCTAGCTCTCACAATTCTCCCGATGTGGGACTTTTAGTTTTGTAAATAACAACATTATGCTATTCTCTTTTGGGTAGAAAATTATcaatattgtaccaaaaaaatattacaatgtaCCACGAACCAACGCGTACCGAAGCTCAATATCCCCATATGTACCGAATTTTTCTGATGTTGTATACAGCAAACCCGTACCACGTCAAAACAAATTGTGTGACTATGCTTGGAACCACCTATCGTTGAATTATAATGTagtagaagtttttttttcatttgaggAAAATTAGGTGCaaaaacatcacataaatcTCAACTATGTTTGCAAGCCGAGAGATATCACCGGTCATTTACAACaccttataaaatatttttaaaataaaggaaaagatagAATAGAACAACTAGGTCAATACCTACAATAACAATCATGATAACTAAACTAAATTATCTCGTTAAAAATCTTACTAGAAAAATTCGATAAGTAAAACCATaatgaaggaaaaaagagtCTCTTTAACATAAGTTAAATTTTCCTTTATTCATGATGATATAGACTTTTGAAATTATATCTTGGATGTGTTATTTGCATCCATTAATTCAACGCTTTTCCAATGAATACATTTATCAAAATTTGGTCCTTCCTTCAAAACCTTACAACCACCATTTGTATTGTTAATTTTCCAATTGCAATGTATGCAATCATCCCACCTTTCATcataaatatcaagataatGACGATATGGACTTCCTTTCCATGTAAAGCTGCACCAATATAAAGTATTAAGATCTGGAATCACATTAGGCCTAAATGAAAACATGTAAATTTCTCTAAACTTGATTGTGTGAAATCCAAGATCATCATCTTTTGATTTGCAATGAACATTGAGATCTAAAGGGGTTGGATTTGGTGCTATATCATTCTTAATTGTAACAACTACCTTTGGAAAAATAGCACTTATAGTGTATCTAGCATTAAACATTACAATTAGTAGTATTGAGAGTTTTAAGGTAATAGCTTTTGGATCAGCCATAGCTAGATGCACAATACCTACGAAACTTATACCTGTCGTTATTTATAGAACACTAATATTTAAGAAGTAATCATATACTCCTTGAAATACTATCCTAAATGTTACCATAGATACACGCATTTCTCATCTCATGGATGTCATTTGTGTTGTGTGACATTGGTCAATTTAAATGGGATACATGATAATACCatgtttttaaacataaaaagatgtgaaagagatgaagaaaaaatagtTGAATTTGTTGGAGTGACAAGATAATCTAATCCTCTATGCCATACTCTCATTTATTGCGGCATTTGTCGTTACCATGCttgttaatgtaaaaaaattcaagcaAGTTTGAGATGTTCTCAAGGCAATGTTT containing:
- the LOC25497645 gene encoding S-adenosylmethionine decarboxylase proenzyme; translation: MTMTNSAIGFEGYEKRLEITFFENGVFSDPSGLGLRALSRDQIDEILKPAECTIVDSLSNDYVDSYVLSESSLFIYAYKLIIKTCGTTKLLLSIPAILKLADGLNITVKSVRYTRGSFIFPGAQSFPHRSFSEEVAVLDSYFGKLGSGSQAYMMGNGDKSQIWHIYSASAKLEASPEAVYGLEMCMTGLDKEKASVFFKTDASSAGLMTKNSGIRKILPKSDICDFEFEPCGYSMNGIEGSAISTIHVTPEDGFSYASFEAVGYNFEEKSLNELVGRVLACFYPAEFSVALHIDTNGEKLDKFPLEVKGYNCGERINEVLGEDGAVVYRTFVRNDGCSSPRSTLKCCWSEDENEEEVKEM
- the LOC25497646 gene encoding S-protein homolog 5 yields the protein MADPKAITLKLSILLIVMFNARYTISAIFPKVVVTIKNDIAPNPTPLDLNVHCKSKDDDLGFHTIKFREIYMFSFRPNVIPDLNTLYWCSFTWKGSPYRHYLDIYDERWDDCIHCNWKINNTNGGCKVLKEGPNFDKCIHWKSVELMDANNTSKI